One genomic region from Bacillus aquiflavi encodes:
- a CDS encoding aldo/keto reductase produces MKKRRLGNSDLFVSELGLGCMSLRMDEGKSRTIIEAALEEGINYFDTADLYDYGENEQLVGKALKHVRDKVIIATKVGNKWTDKKNGWSWDPSKQYIKEAVKKSLRRLNTDYLDLYQLHGGTIDDPMTETIEAFEELKEEGYIRFYGISSIRPNVIRKYVKKSSISAVMMQYSILDRRAEEEILPLLQKNNISVLSRGSLAKGLLTERLIAKASPNVKENGYLNYCYNELTEILPKLKEALSSERTFTEVALQYNLANPTVASVIAGASSADQVRENARAIKAKPLTVEEVEWIKNNTKANRYEQHR; encoded by the coding sequence TTGAAGAAACGTCGCTTAGGAAACTCAGATTTGTTTGTTAGCGAGCTTGGGCTTGGCTGTATGTCACTTAGGATGGATGAAGGAAAAAGTAGAACAATTATTGAAGCTGCGCTTGAAGAAGGCATCAATTATTTTGATACTGCTGATCTTTATGATTATGGGGAAAATGAACAGCTTGTCGGAAAAGCGTTAAAGCATGTGAGAGATAAAGTTATTATTGCCACAAAGGTCGGAAATAAGTGGACTGATAAGAAAAACGGTTGGAGCTGGGATCCATCGAAACAATACATAAAAGAGGCGGTAAAGAAAAGCTTGCGCCGTCTGAACACAGATTATCTTGATCTTTATCAATTACATGGCGGGACAATCGATGATCCAATGACAGAAACAATTGAAGCATTTGAAGAACTTAAAGAAGAAGGATATATCCGTTTTTACGGTATCTCATCAATTCGACCGAATGTTATTCGCAAATACGTAAAAAAATCATCAATCTCAGCTGTCATGATGCAATACAGTATACTTGACCGCCGTGCAGAAGAAGAAATATTGCCATTATTACAGAAAAACAATATTAGCGTCCTCTCAAGAGGAAGCCTTGCTAAAGGCCTGCTAACTGAAAGATTAATCGCTAAAGCTTCTCCTAATGTAAAAGAAAACGGTTATTTAAATTATTGTTACAACGAATTAACAGAGATTTTGCCAAAATTAAAAGAAGCATTATCATCCGAACGAACTTTTACAGAAGTCGCTTTACAGTATAATTTAGCAAATCCAACAGTCGCTTCTGTTATAGCTGGTGCAAGCTCAGCCGATCAAGTGAGAGAGAATGCCCGTGCAATTAAAGCGAAGCCGCTAACGGTTGAGGAAGTAGAGTGGATTAAAAACAATACAAAAGCAAATCGTTATGAACAGCATCGTTAA
- a CDS encoding YqkE family protein, whose translation MDKKRSQQKKDHDLTLSDMISDDLMKQLKEKQLELKAKEEQQEKLAEERKRRERKQREKNKSFEELLSDSNLDWREFK comes from the coding sequence ATGGACAAAAAACGTTCTCAGCAAAAAAAAGATCATGACTTAACATTAAGTGATATGATTAGTGATGATTTAATGAAGCAATTGAAAGAAAAGCAACTTGAATTGAAAGCAAAGGAAGAACAGCAAGAGAAGTTAGCGGAAGAAAGAAAGCGTCGTGAACGAAAGCAGCGTGAGAAAAATAAGTCATTTGAAGAATTATTAAGTGATAGTAACCTAGATTGGCGGGAATTTAAGTAG
- a CDS encoding pre-toxin TG domain-containing protein, with amino-acid sequence MGKLIVHTEEIAAYLKKMYRHYEQQAETIESQLAVLREASHLLAPEDLAAVEYEMDTVKQKGNEFITEKMPSLEQTLSTAKPIDPYLEAISNINAFLSKHNIPEFNQMIRTIQPVNRTTQVSEGITLKGFLQGTGEVIGVNDLYRAFNGKDPFTGKKLSFPEWLEAVGWTVLTVAPPSWFIRTGRAGKAAKGMLAFQNSTRIQARKKKLAQVSEMSKLSLRTVKDTGKQITQKELERIRQFIDTYSPFIGNRLMPAYATGVVGTRGVRLAEEQIYRISGGKVSGGVGGTGKKTSGAMADVSEELTRAQKRNVEALNNVIANNLKDHDFSGTLRDLQGNPVPKPSGGFWDHKTEMI; translated from the coding sequence GTGGGAAAACTAATCGTTCACACAGAAGAAATAGCAGCATATTTAAAAAAGATGTACAGGCATTATGAACAGCAAGCCGAAACCATCGAAAGTCAATTAGCAGTGCTCCGTGAAGCTTCTCATCTTCTTGCCCCAGAAGATCTCGCTGCGGTAGAATATGAGATGGACACGGTTAAGCAAAAAGGGAACGAATTTATCACCGAAAAAATGCCGTCCTTAGAGCAAACCCTTTCTACTGCAAAACCAATCGATCCTTATTTAGAAGCGATATCAAACATTAACGCATTTTTAAGTAAACATAACATTCCAGAATTTAATCAAATGATTCGCACCATTCAGCCTGTTAATCGAACAACACAAGTAAGCGAAGGAATAACGCTTAAGGGCTTTCTTCAAGGAACTGGGGAAGTGATTGGAGTAAACGATCTTTACCGAGCGTTTAATGGGAAAGATCCATTCACAGGGAAAAAACTTAGCTTTCCCGAATGGCTCGAGGCAGTTGGCTGGACTGTTTTAACAGTCGCACCACCTAGTTGGTTTATCAGAACCGGGAGAGCCGGAAAAGCGGCAAAAGGAATGTTAGCATTCCAAAACTCGACTCGAATTCAAGCAAGGAAAAAAAAACTAGCGCAAGTCAGTGAAATGTCAAAACTGTCTCTCCGGACAGTGAAGGATACGGGAAAGCAAATCACCCAAAAAGAGCTAGAAAGAATTCGCCAGTTCATCGATACATATTCCCCATTCATTGGAAACCGCCTCATGCCTGCATATGCGACAGGTGTGGTCGGAACGCGCGGAGTGAGATTAGCTGAAGAGCAAATTTATCGGATTAGCGGGGGCAAAGTGTCGGGAGGTGTGGGTGGAACTGGTAAGAAGACTAGTGGTGCTATGGCCGATGTTTCAGAAGAACTAACGCGGGCACAAAAAAGAAACGTTGAGGCTCTTAACAATGTCATAGCAAATAATTTAAAAGATCACGACTTCTCTGGCACATTAAGAGATTTACAAGGAAATCCCGTTCCAAAGCCTAGTGGTGGATTTTGGGATCATAAAACAGAGATGATTTAA
- a CDS encoding contact-dependent growth inhibition system immunity protein produces MKTLKELYNLSYDESNFGSGLIKWYNFLLDKKIGELTVTDISKMIRQDILKNLALEKSIDLFILNPYDGEYQDGELLKLILSSVNINKLSINKLNMLNDKVTELKQSYLEFDWEDEDIKQMYGKNLDEQKEKIKKAYDS; encoded by the coding sequence ATGAAAACATTAAAAGAACTATATAATTTATCTTATGATGAATCAAATTTTGGTAGTGGATTAATAAAATGGTATAATTTCCTACTAGATAAAAAAATAGGGGAATTAACTGTAACAGATATATCCAAAATGATTAGACAAGATATTTTAAAAAATTTAGCACTAGAAAAATCTATAGATTTATTTATTCTTAATCCTTACGATGGAGAATATCAAGACGGTGAATTATTGAAGTTGATACTTTCGTCTGTTAATATAAATAAATTAAGTATAAACAAATTGAATATGCTAAATGATAAAGTTACAGAGCTAAAACAGTCGTACTTAGAATTTGACTGGGAAGACGAAGATATTAAACAAATGTATGGAAAAAATTTAGATGAACAAAAAGAAAAAATAAAAAAAGCTTATGACAGCTAG